One window from the genome of Lonchura striata isolate bLonStr1 chromosome 24, bLonStr1.mat, whole genome shotgun sequence encodes:
- the C24H1orf50 gene encoding uncharacterized protein C1orf50 homolog translates to MAEGGAEPGDEGPGPGPGPGLALVEGSAGRAGRVGEPGDLVALAQQVQQANDFIRANACSKLTVIAEQIRHLQEQARKVLDEANRDADLNHVACNLVKKPGNVYYMYRRESGQRYFSILSPKEWGTTPHEFLGAYKLQHDMSWTPFENIERRDAEITVLEKLLSQPAALPLCMELNFQGVTK, encoded by the exons ATGGCAGAGGGCGGCGCGGAGCCTGGCGACGagggccccggccccggccccggccccgggttGGCCCTGGTCGAGGGTAGCGCCGGCCGCGCCGGCCGCGTCGGGGAGCCCGGGGACCTAGTGGCCCTGGCCcagcaggtgcagcag GCCAATGACTTTATTCGAGCAAATGCCTGCAGCAAACTGACAGTCATCGCTGAGCAGATCCGGCACCTGCAGGAGCAGGCGCGGAAG GTCTTGGATGAAGCTAACAGGGATGCTGATCTGAACCATGTGGCCTGCAACCTTGTGAAGAAGCCAGGAAATGTTTACTACATGTACAGGCGGGAGAGTGGGCAGCGGTATTTCTCCATCCTGTCTCCTAAG GAATGGGGTACTACTCCCCATGAATTTCTTGGTGCCTATAAGCTCCAGCATGACATGTCCTGGACTCCGTTTGAGAACATAGAGAGACGAGATGCTGAAATAACTgtcctggagaagctgctgagCCAGCCGGCAGCATTGCCCCTGTGCATGGAGCTCAACTTCCAGGGTGTGACCAAGTGA
- the P3H1 gene encoding prolyl 3-hydroxylase 1 isoform X1 — MALSPLLLLLLLLPTLLMVLLARAATPPEPVPVPTLAPDDPPLPAQSPDALFAAGAEAYARGDWPTVVLQMERALRARAAVRSRLVQCRLRCANATAGPAEGTESQTDPVFRDLWFFRALLRRAACLRGCGPAAPSRYRLGEELDREFGRRSPYNYLQVAYFKMNRPAQAAAAAHTFFVANPGHQEMRQNLEYYQAMVGVHEDDFTDLEAKPHLSEFQLGIRFYMEEQPAAAILHLEKALEEYFVADTECRALCEGPYDYEGYNYLEYNADLFQAITDHSMQVLSCKQGCVTELASQPGQEKPLENFLPSHFNYLQFAYYNNGNYEKAIECAKTYLLFFPHDEVMNQNLAYYTTVLGENLARPIQPREEIQVYYQQSLMEKEMLFFSYDVFGIPFVDPDTWTPEEVMPKRLREKQKVERETAARISEEIGNLMKEIETLVEEKAKESADMSKFIREGGPLVYKGASVTMNSRALNGSQRVVVDGVLSAEECRELQRLTNAAALAGDGYRGKTSPHTPSETFYGVTVLKALKLGQEGKVPLHSAYLYYNVTEKVRHMIESYFRLEVPLHFSYSHLVCRTAIDEKQEGRSDNSHEVHVDNCILNAEALLCVKEPPAYTFRDYSAILYLNGDFEGGAFYFTELDAKTETAEVQPQCGRAVGFSSGSENPHGVKAVTKGQRCAIALWFTLDPRHSERERVQADDLVKMLFGIKEGVLEPEPEKESPAAIVVGKDEL, encoded by the exons ATGGCGCTGTCGCCGCTGCTCcttctgctgttgctgctgccgACGCTGCTGATGGTGCTGCTGGCGCGGGCGGCCACGCCACCGGAACCGGTCCCGGTACCGACCCTAGCACCGGACGACCCGCCGTTGCCCGCCCAGTCCCCGGACGCGCTGTTCGCCGCCGGTGCTGAGGCGTACGCGCGGGGAGACTGGCCCACCGTAGTGCTGCAGATGGagagggcgctgcgggcgcgGGCCGCCGTGCGCTCCCGCCTGGTGCAGTGCCGCCTGCGATGCGCCAACGCCACAGCGGGGCCGGCGGAGGGAACCGAGTCCCAAACCGACCCGGTGTTCCGGGACTTGTGGTTCTTTCGAGCGCTGCTTCGCCGCGCCGCTTGCCTCCGGGGCTGCGGACCCGCTGCGCCTTCTCGGTACCGCCTGGGCGAGGAGCTGGACCGGGAGTTCGGCCGGCGCAGCCCCTACAACTACCTCCAGGTCGCCTATTTCAAG ATGAACCGGCCGGCGCAGGCAGCGGCGGCTGCTCACACTTTCTTCGTGGCCAACCCTGGGCACCAGGAGATGAGGCAGAACCTGGAGTACTACCAGGCCATGGTGGGAGTCCACGAGGATGACTTCACTGACCTGGAGGCCAAACCCCACCTG AGCGAGTTTCAGCTGGGCATCCGGTTTTACATGGAGGAGCAGCcagctgctgccatcctgcacctggagaaggcactgGAGGAATATTTTGTGGCAGACACTGAGTGCCGCGCTCTCTGCGAGGGACCATATGACTACGAGGGCTACAACTACCTTGAGTACAATGCAGACCTTTTCCAGGCCATTACAG ATCACTCCATGCAAGTGCTAAGCTGCAAGCAGGGCTGCGTCACAGAGCTGGCCTCACAGCCCGGCCAGGAGAAGCCTCTAGAGAATTTCCTGCCCTCGCACTTCAACTACCTGCAGTTTGCCTACTACAACA ATGGGAATTATGAAAAAGCCATTGAATGTGCCAAAACCTATTTGCTCTTCTTCCCACATGACGAGGTGATGAACCAAAATTTGGCCTATTACACCACTGTCCTGGGGGAAAACCTAGCCAGACCCATCCAACCGCGAGAG GAGATCCAGGTATATTACCAGCAGAGTCTGATGGAGAAGGAGATGCTCTTCTTCAGCTATGATGTCTTTGGCATCCCTTTTGTGGACCCG GACACATGGACACCTGAAGAGGTGATGCCAAAAAGACTGCGAGAGAAACAGAA GGTGGAGCGGGAGACAGCAGCACGCATCTCTGAGGAAATCGGCAACCTCATGAAGGAGATTGAGACACTGGTGGAGGAGAAGGCCAAAGAGTCTGCCGACATGAGCAAGTTCATCCGAGAAG GTGGCCCTTTGGTGTACAAAGGAGCCAGTGTCACCATGAACTCCAGGGCCCTGAATGGCTCCCAGCGTGTCGTGGTGGATGGAGTCCTTTCTGCTGAGGAGTGCCGAGAGCTGCAGAGACTCACTAAT GCGGCTGCCTTGGCTGGAGATGGCTATCGGGGGAAGACCTCTCCTCACACTCCCAGCGAGACCTTCTATGGCGTCACTGTCCTCAAGGCCCTCAAG CTCGGCCAGGAGGGCAAGGTGCCCCTGCACAGTGCCTACTTGTACTACAACGTGACAGAGAAGGTGCGGCACATGATTGAGTCCTACTTCCGCTTGGAGGTTCCACTCCACTTCTCCTACTCCCATCTAGTGTGTCGCACAGCTATTGATG AGAAGCAAGAAGGCCGGAGTGACAATAGCCACGAGGTGCATGTGGACAACTGCATTCTCAATGCAGAGGCACTGTTGTGCGTGAAGGAACCCCCAGCCTACACTTTCCGGGATTACAG TGCAATCCTCTACCTCAATGGGGACTTTGAAGGAGGTGCTTTCTACTTCACCGAGCTAGATGCCAAGACTGAGACC GCAGAGGTCCAGCCGCAGTGTGGCCGTGCTGTGGGCTTCTCCTCTGGCTCAGAGAACCCCCATGGGGTGAAAGCTGTGACCAAGGGTCAGCGCTGCGCTATTGCCCTCTGGTTCACCCTGGACCCTCGGCACAGTGAGCGG GAACGTGTGCAGGCAGATGACTTGGTGAAAATGCTTTTCGGCATCAAAGAGGGAGTTTTGGAGCCAGAACCAGAGAAGGAATCACCAGCTGCCATTGTGGTGGGGAAGGATGAGCTGTGA
- the P3H1 gene encoding prolyl 3-hydroxylase 1 isoform X2, producing MALSPLLLLLLLLPTLLMVLLARAATPPEPVPVPTLAPDDPPLPAQSPDALFAAGAEAYARGDWPTVVLQMERALRARAAVRSRLVQCRLRCANATAGPAEGTESQTDPVFRDLWFFRALLRRAACLRGCGPAAPSRYRLGEELDREFGRRSPYNYLQVAYFKMNRPAQAAAAAHTFFVANPGHQEMRQNLEYYQAMVGVHEDDFTDLEAKPHLSEFQLGIRFYMEEQPAAAILHLEKALEEYFVADTECRALCEGPYDYEGYNYLEYNADLFQAITDHSMQVLSCKQGCVTELASQPGQEKPLENFLPSHFNYLQFAYYNNGNYEKAIECAKTYLLFFPHDEVMNQNLAYYTTVLGENLARPIQPREDTWTPEEVMPKRLREKQKVERETAARISEEIGNLMKEIETLVEEKAKESADMSKFIREGGPLVYKGASVTMNSRALNGSQRVVVDGVLSAEECRELQRLTNAAALAGDGYRGKTSPHTPSETFYGVTVLKALKLGQEGKVPLHSAYLYYNVTEKVRHMIESYFRLEVPLHFSYSHLVCRTAIDEKQEGRSDNSHEVHVDNCILNAEALLCVKEPPAYTFRDYSAILYLNGDFEGGAFYFTELDAKTETAEVQPQCGRAVGFSSGSENPHGVKAVTKGQRCAIALWFTLDPRHSERERVQADDLVKMLFGIKEGVLEPEPEKESPAAIVVGKDEL from the exons ATGGCGCTGTCGCCGCTGCTCcttctgctgttgctgctgccgACGCTGCTGATGGTGCTGCTGGCGCGGGCGGCCACGCCACCGGAACCGGTCCCGGTACCGACCCTAGCACCGGACGACCCGCCGTTGCCCGCCCAGTCCCCGGACGCGCTGTTCGCCGCCGGTGCTGAGGCGTACGCGCGGGGAGACTGGCCCACCGTAGTGCTGCAGATGGagagggcgctgcgggcgcgGGCCGCCGTGCGCTCCCGCCTGGTGCAGTGCCGCCTGCGATGCGCCAACGCCACAGCGGGGCCGGCGGAGGGAACCGAGTCCCAAACCGACCCGGTGTTCCGGGACTTGTGGTTCTTTCGAGCGCTGCTTCGCCGCGCCGCTTGCCTCCGGGGCTGCGGACCCGCTGCGCCTTCTCGGTACCGCCTGGGCGAGGAGCTGGACCGGGAGTTCGGCCGGCGCAGCCCCTACAACTACCTCCAGGTCGCCTATTTCAAG ATGAACCGGCCGGCGCAGGCAGCGGCGGCTGCTCACACTTTCTTCGTGGCCAACCCTGGGCACCAGGAGATGAGGCAGAACCTGGAGTACTACCAGGCCATGGTGGGAGTCCACGAGGATGACTTCACTGACCTGGAGGCCAAACCCCACCTG AGCGAGTTTCAGCTGGGCATCCGGTTTTACATGGAGGAGCAGCcagctgctgccatcctgcacctggagaaggcactgGAGGAATATTTTGTGGCAGACACTGAGTGCCGCGCTCTCTGCGAGGGACCATATGACTACGAGGGCTACAACTACCTTGAGTACAATGCAGACCTTTTCCAGGCCATTACAG ATCACTCCATGCAAGTGCTAAGCTGCAAGCAGGGCTGCGTCACAGAGCTGGCCTCACAGCCCGGCCAGGAGAAGCCTCTAGAGAATTTCCTGCCCTCGCACTTCAACTACCTGCAGTTTGCCTACTACAACA ATGGGAATTATGAAAAAGCCATTGAATGTGCCAAAACCTATTTGCTCTTCTTCCCACATGACGAGGTGATGAACCAAAATTTGGCCTATTACACCACTGTCCTGGGGGAAAACCTAGCCAGACCCATCCAACCGCGAGAG GACACATGGACACCTGAAGAGGTGATGCCAAAAAGACTGCGAGAGAAACAGAA GGTGGAGCGGGAGACAGCAGCACGCATCTCTGAGGAAATCGGCAACCTCATGAAGGAGATTGAGACACTGGTGGAGGAGAAGGCCAAAGAGTCTGCCGACATGAGCAAGTTCATCCGAGAAG GTGGCCCTTTGGTGTACAAAGGAGCCAGTGTCACCATGAACTCCAGGGCCCTGAATGGCTCCCAGCGTGTCGTGGTGGATGGAGTCCTTTCTGCTGAGGAGTGCCGAGAGCTGCAGAGACTCACTAAT GCGGCTGCCTTGGCTGGAGATGGCTATCGGGGGAAGACCTCTCCTCACACTCCCAGCGAGACCTTCTATGGCGTCACTGTCCTCAAGGCCCTCAAG CTCGGCCAGGAGGGCAAGGTGCCCCTGCACAGTGCCTACTTGTACTACAACGTGACAGAGAAGGTGCGGCACATGATTGAGTCCTACTTCCGCTTGGAGGTTCCACTCCACTTCTCCTACTCCCATCTAGTGTGTCGCACAGCTATTGATG AGAAGCAAGAAGGCCGGAGTGACAATAGCCACGAGGTGCATGTGGACAACTGCATTCTCAATGCAGAGGCACTGTTGTGCGTGAAGGAACCCCCAGCCTACACTTTCCGGGATTACAG TGCAATCCTCTACCTCAATGGGGACTTTGAAGGAGGTGCTTTCTACTTCACCGAGCTAGATGCCAAGACTGAGACC GCAGAGGTCCAGCCGCAGTGTGGCCGTGCTGTGGGCTTCTCCTCTGGCTCAGAGAACCCCCATGGGGTGAAAGCTGTGACCAAGGGTCAGCGCTGCGCTATTGCCCTCTGGTTCACCCTGGACCCTCGGCACAGTGAGCGG GAACGTGTGCAGGCAGATGACTTGGTGAAAATGCTTTTCGGCATCAAAGAGGGAGTTTTGGAGCCAGAACCAGAGAAGGAATCACCAGCTGCCATTGTGGTGGGGAAGGATGAGCTGTGA
- the CLDN19 gene encoding claudin-19 — MGGGRQLAGYLAALVGWGAALAAAVLPHWRQSSYAGDAIITAVGLHEGLWMSCAAQSTGQVQCRLHDSLLSLEVHFQTSRALMVISLLLGFFGIIVSVMGMKCTKVGEEDPITKSRIAVAGGVLFVLSGLCTLAAVSLYATQVTYEFFRESTIPINARYEFGSALFVGWGAASLSMLGGSLLCCSCPAKERRGQQYHLQSQPSAAREYV, encoded by the exons aTGGGCGGCGGGCGGCAGCTGGCCGGGTACCTGGCGGCGCTGGTCGGCTGGGGGGCGGCTCTGGCGGCCGCCGTGCTGCCGCACTGGCGGCAGAGCTCGTACGCCGGGGACGCCATCATCACGGCCGTGGGGCTCCACGAGGGGCTGTGGATGAGTTGCGCCGCGCAGAGCACCGGGCAGGTGCAGTGTCGCCTGCACGACTCGCTGCTCTCCCTCGAAG TTCACTTCCAGACATCCCGGGCTCTCATGGTCATTTCTCTCCTCCTGGGCTTCTTTGGCATCATCGTGAGTGTGATGGGCATGAAATGCACTAAAGTCGGGGAGGAGGATCCTATCACCAAAAGCCGCATAGCTGTTGCTGGAGGTGTTCTCTTCGTTCTCTCTG GTCTGTGCACATTGGCTGCCGTGTCATTGTATGCAACACAGGTGACCTATGAGTTCTTCAGAGAGAGCACCATCCCCATCAACGCTAG GTACGAATTTGGCTCTGCTCTCTTCGTGGGCTGGGGGGCCGCCAGCCTCTCCATGTTGGGGgggtccctcctgtgctgctcctgccctgccaagGAGCGCCGAGGACAGCAGTACCATCTGCAGTcacagccctctgcagcccGGGAGTATGTCTGA
- the LOC144247448 gene encoding claudin-16-like, translated as MTPLGHPMSAALQVTAFGLALLSTLFLLLATCTDCWMVNADDSLEVSHKCRGLWRECVTNMQDGVRTCDQYDSILADHPVKIVVTRTLMIMADLLAGLALATLVLGLDCITFLKEDPCVKLKMCYGAGVILCAGSILGLVGSVWYAVDVYMERVMLVSHNIFLGVHYDFGWSCWLGMAGSMGCFVASVLLTCCLYACTGQSVSFHPILS; from the exons ATGACTCCATTAG GTCACCCCATgagtgcagccctgcaggtgacAGCATTTGGTCTCGCTCTTCTCTCAACACTCTTCTTACTCCTGGCTACATGCACGGACTGCTGGATGGTCAATGCTGATGACAGCTTGGAG GTAAGTCACAAATGCCGGGGCCTTTGGAGAGAGTGTGTCACCAACATGCAGGATGGGGTCAGGACCTGCGACCAATATGACTCAATTCTGGCTGACCACCCAG TGAAGATTGTGGTGACACGGACCCTGATGATCATGGCAGACCTCCTGGCTGGCCTGGCTTTGGCTACATTGGTCCTTGGGCTCGACTGCATCACGTTCCTCAAGGAAGATCCTTGTGTTAAACTGAAGATGTGCTATGGAGCTGGAGTCATACTCTGCGCTGGGA GCATCCTGGGGCTCGTAGGCTCCGTGTGGTATGCAGTGGATGTCTACATGGAGAGGGTCATGCTGGTGTCACACAATATATTCCTGGGAGTCCACTATGACTTTGGGTGGTCATGctggctgggaatggctggCTCCATGGGATGCTTTGTGGCATCTGTCCTGCTGACCTGCTGTCTCTATGCCTGCACAGGTCAGTCCGTCTCATTCCACCCCATCCTATCTTAA